A segment of the Xenopus tropicalis strain Nigerian chromosome 6, UCB_Xtro_10.0, whole genome shotgun sequence genome:
TAAATGAAGAATAATCTTGCACAACCGGATTTTGGGCACTCATCTGCACACTAAAATAACAAGTGGAGAATGCACTGTGCCttgagccttaaaggagaaggaaaggctaagtcacttgggggtgccaaaatgtcagcagctcttcagtttgggttttcagcagctacctggttgctagggtccaatacaacctagcaaccaggcagtggtttgaaagtgaGACAGGAATTTAAAAcaagaagggcctaaatagaaaggtaagaagtaaaaagtaactataacaataaaactggagcctcacagagcaatagtgtttggctgccggggtcagtgacccccatttgaaagctgcaaagaggcagaaaaggaaggcaaatcattcaaaaataataaaaagtgaaggccaattaaaaaagctgctaagaattgcccattctataacctactaaaaccTCCCTTTTAACCCAAGGGCCccgggccggcccgcacatcactaattgcCAGATAAATGAGCAGTGTACCATTACACTGGGGGTATCTGACAGGGTGGGCAGCAATAATTTGTACACAAGAAGAAAGAGAGATTGCCagcgctcagtttgcctttaaaaataatttttacaaaaatgaggCATTAGTACTGTTTGGGCTCCTCTCTGCCAGCTGAAAACACACATAGAAATTTAGAAAACAATGATTTGTGACTTATTTTTCTTGGCTGAACATAAGAAAGCTGCAGCCTCTTTTTATATTTCATAGTGGGTCACAGGTAAAAcggtttggggatccctgccatggCCTCCTCCTCTGCTGCCTCATCTTGTCCCTGACCAATCTGAACAATCTGATACACAAAGTGCAATGAAAGCCCAGTGAGCCAATTAAATCTCATCCCTACCTTCAGAGTTAGCAGTTATTGTCAGCCGGATTTTATAAAGGAAAACAAGCTCCTGTGTAGAATGAAAGCACAGTACTGGGTGGATTTATAAAGCCACAATTTCAAATCACCTGTAAATTGTCCATAAAAGGTAGGAttcgcttgtttggtgaggttgccaaatgtgcaaatctttcccTCCGATATGCTCACCTTGGGTAGGCAATATTGTGCCCTAGGGCAATGATAGGGATACGAGATACGAGAGTGAGGGCCAcaccaatgagccaatgcagtccttgatccaacaCAAAATTAAGCCAATCAACATTTGCCTGTTTTTGGGCACATATCATTTGAGGAGGCCTGTCAGACGGCCCCATTCATGGGCAGATAAGGTGCTGAATAACCTTATATTTACCCATGTATGCCCAACTTTGGTTGATCCTTAGGTAAGgagtgccacctactggccaaATTACAGTAGTAGAGGAGCTGAGAGAGTGATGaacaaatgttttcgccaggcatagattcgtagcaaatttccgcatttcgccatttttTGTGAATCTTCCGTGAAAAAAATTTCgctgcgcatcaaattgggcgcagttgcataaaaaaaggcgcgttcgtgtaaaaaaaaaatgcgggcgacaaaaaaaaaaaattgttcgacaaatgcatttcgcaaaatttttgctgtttcgctcaTGACTAGTCCACAATACTGCACTACAAGTAATTCAGGAGAGAAGTCAGAAGGAGTCAGTAGTACTAGTGAACCACTGTAGGAAGTACTAGGCAAGAGGTCTAATTAGTATTGTCCATTACAGGCAGTGCTGGAGGAGAGAAGAAGCCAGTGATGAAGCAAGCCATTACCAAGAAGCAAGAAGTGGGGAGGGAGTGCTGGGGTAAACAAATTGCCAGTGCTGATCCATTACAAGGCTTCTACTGACCCCTTATAGAGATGCTGAGAGAGAAGCAGTGCTGATcaaattcaatatataaattatgtttttaaaaacaacaaaaatagcgTTCAGCAGCAGGATAACAAAAATACAGAATGTTTATGGATAATGCCACAGcatgcgtatggtgtatatttttggcaagccgaaaaacgcttgccgaaaatacgcgccatgcgctcctacctgtgcctgcacccgaatgaatggaatacgctcaggtgcaggcacatgtagctgatatctcgCGTTTTTATGAGGATTTCGGCTATACAGGTATGAGCATTTGGCGCGTATGGcgtgtatttttggcaagcgtttttcggcttgccaaaattATACACcatacacatggtgtggcattagcctacaGACCTCTTGTCAGGTAATAATGTCATTACAGAAAAtcataacataatagccagaacaccccctttgcagctctctaacctcttagtttgtCAGTCAGCGACTAAAAAAAGGAGCCACATGTGACATAAATGTTTAGTTAGTTTTGCTTTGGATCCTGACCTGGGACTATTTCCCAAGATGCAGGGAGAAGAGATCTGTTCGAGAACAGCAGAAGACAATACAGGCAATGTGGGACTTTTAATCTACAATTCGGGACAGTTGTCTGTGCTCTGAAAAGTAGGACCGGAGGGAGGCATGCAATGTTATATCTTCCTAACTTAGCAGCACATTATTGCAAAGAACAAAACACACACCTAGAGGATTACAAAGGTACTGAGCTTGGTTATATCATCCATTTGCctggaaatatatacatataattaccTACCAAGTACAgaactcagtgactgctaatatccttatcatttacagtagggggtacattatcccttataatacatgagtgatactcagagttccctgtataactcagcctgcagccttgtgcctttatatgggcacagaacccctcagtgactgctaatatccttatcatttacagtagggggtacattatcccttataatacatgagtgatactcagagttccctgtataactcagcctgcagccttgtgcctttatatggggggcacagaacccctcagtgactgctaatatccttatcatttacagtagggggtacattaccccttataatacatgagtgatactcagagttccctgtataactcagcctgcagccttgtgcctttatatggggggcacagaacccctcagtgactgctaatatccttatcatttacagtagggggtacagtatcccttataatacatgagtgatactcagagttccctgtataactcagcctgcagccttgtgcctttatatggggggcacagaacccctcagtgactgctaatatccttatcatttacagtagggggtacattatcccttataatacatgagtgatactcagagttccctgtataactcagcctgcagccttgtgcctttatatgggcacagaacccctcagtgactgctaatatccttatcatttacagtagggggtacattatcccttataatacatgagtgatactcagagttccctgtataactcagcctgcagccttgtgcctttatatgggcacagaacccctcagtgactgctaatatccttatcatttacagtagggggtacattatcccttataatacatgggtgatactcagagttccctgtataactcagcctgcagccttgtgcctttatattggcacagaacccctcagtgactgaatAGATAGCTCTAGCTAAGGATTCTGACCCAGCCACCCCCCCCTGGTTACCCAGAATGCAGGCTGGAGTGGCTCAGAGAAGGGGACAGTGAAGGTATGTAAGCATCTGATTGGGtaactcagctcataaaaggacagacaTCCGGCCTCATAATTCAGAAATATTCTGATTCTCTGGCAGGAGGGGGGCATAGCCAAACCCTTCCTTTCCCCATTATGTATCACTGAGTAGTTATTATAGAACTTACATAGagcccaggacttgttattaaaCCCAATGTACGACTGATCCCCTTCCCtatctatactgggataggccaccccAATACGCCAGCCCCCAGTCTCACTGCCCTCCACCTCCCAGTAGTGTTTCCCTGAGCTAAAGCTCCTGGTGCCTAAAGCCTGAGCCTCCTGAAACCTCCCTGGAGTTTGGGGCAGGTTCTGCCTTGTGTCTGTGTGGGACACACTTTTCCTATTATGGGATAGCGCTAGGTTATTAGAGGCTGTGTCTGTATCCAGTGACAGCCCAGTCGCCTCCCGCCCATAGATCCCCACTTTATCTATAACATTAGTAACATCGGCTATAGCTGCGCTTAGTTTCCCTGAGATCAGCCACTTGCCCATGTCACTGACAACTGAGAACTTCTTCCCATCAGCCACAttgtcctcctcctcctcctcagcgCCACACAAGGCTTCTGCTTCTACTTCCTGTTCCCTCAGTACAGTCACATGATTAGAGCTGAAACATAACCTTCCATATTGCTCTATCTTTATCTCCAACAGCCCTTTCTCTTTTTGCAGTTCATCTATATGACTAAAGATTTGCAAGTCCTTCTTCTTCTGTTGATACATCTCTCTCATGATTTTCTCCTCTAGGGCATCAAGTTGCTGTCTGATTTCCCTAAACAACTCAGTCATTTGCTGTCTCTCACTCTCTGCTCTTTGTTCCACTTGCTTTCTGCGCTCATCTAAATTATGGATCTTTGTGTGAGTCTTCTGTTTCTCTGAGATCAGTCTGTCTATAATTTCTGTCAGTTTTCCTTTCTTTGCCTCGGACGCCTCATCCAGCCACtgcaccctgtggcccctgtgcccCCCGGAGAGGCTGCAGGACTCACACATAAAGGCCAAATCCTCCCAGCAGTAATACTCCAGGATCTGATGATGCACAGGGCACAACCTGCCTGCAAAGTCATGGGTTGGGGCAATAAGTGAATGTTGAGTTGGGTCACTATGATCCCTCAGGTGGGAGTCACACAGCGAGACCTCACACTGCACACAGGATTTAGTTGCACGTACAGGAGGGTCACACTGACAGCAGAGAATACGAGTGTCGCCCTGCGATGGAGAAGAAGGAAGACAGATTTCTACTATATTATGCAGCCTCAGGTTTAGCTTTAATTCCGGTCTCCTTCTGTATCTCTccctgcattcagggcaggaaagTTCTTCTTCTATTTCTTCCCATTCATCCCATGTTCTCACAATGCAGCTCCtgcagaagttatggccacaaGGCAGAGTTACAGGATCTGTGTAAATGTTCCAACAGAGTGGGCATATCAGCTCCTTTTCCACATTACGTGCAGCCGTTGCCAACAGTGATTTACTTTCTCTCAGTACCCAGTGGGATCAGTTGCGGCTGAGTTGCTGTTAACCCTCTGCATGCAGGGCTGAAGCACAAGCAAGTTTAATGAGCCAACACACTTGGCCCTGAGCTGTAGGAACCTCTGCTGCTCACACCACCAGTGACAGTGCTGAGGGGGACAGACAGGTAATGGCAATGGATCTCAGTATCCAAATCTGCTGTAGCCAAATGTAAAGGAAGCCATGCACTGCTTTCTCCCGGCAGTCTCCTCTCATTCCCGGCAGTCTCCTCTCATTCCCGGCAGTCTCCTCTCATTCCCGGCAGTCTCCTCTCATTCCCGACAGTCTCCTCTCAATCCCAGCAGTCTCCTCTCAATCCCAGCAGTCTCCTCTCAATACCAGCAGTCTCCTCTCAATCCCGGCAGTCTCCTCTCACTCATGTTCCCAGGTAAGCATTTTTCAAATGGACTTTCATTTTCCAGCCTCGCCCTTCTTGTAAAGTTACAGTTGCTCTGGCACCTTCTCTATCGGTCAATGATCACTTCTTATCACCAGCTGTTCACAACCTCAGCCCTTATGAGGgcaatggcccatggggagattagttgcccaaaaCTTCCCTTCCTGCAGGAAACTGTGCATTCCTGTGCATCAGggtggcgctgcgtatgccatcccaccggcaatttacattctcgccggtggcatggcattttGGGGATATTTGTtgcgcagtgactaatctccccgtgtgtcacagccctaattgtctctatgtgtgttcta
Coding sequences within it:
- the LOC108645149 gene encoding E3 ubiquitin-protein ligase Midline-1, encoding SHWVLRESKSLLATAARNVEKELICPLCWNIYTDPVTLPCGHNFCRSCIVRTWDEWEEIEEELSCPECRERYRRRPELKLNLRLHNIVEICLPSSPSQGDTRILCCQCDPPVRATKSCVQCEVSLCDSHLRDHSDPTQHSLIAPTHDFAGRLCPVHHQILEYYCWEDLAFMCESCSLSGGHRGHRVQWLDEASEAKKGKLTEIIDRLISEKQKTHTKIHNLDERRKQVEQRAESERQQMTELFREIRQQLDALEEKIMREMYQQKKKDLQIFSHIDELQKEKGLLEIKIEQYGRLCFSSNHVTVLREQEVEAEALCGAEEEEEDNVADGKKFSVVSDMGKWLISGKLSAAIADVTNVIDKVGIYGREATGLSLDTDTASNNLALSHNRKSVSHTDTRQNLPQTPGRFQEAQALGTRSFSSGKHYWEVEGSETGGWRIGVAYPSIDREGDQSYIGFNNKSWALCKFYNNYSVIHNGERKGLAMPPSCQRIRIFLNYEAGCLSFYELSYPIRCLHTFTVPFSEPLQPAFWVTRGGWLGQNP